Proteins from a single region of Paramormyrops kingsleyae isolate MSU_618 chromosome 9, PKINGS_0.4, whole genome shotgun sequence:
- the fbxl4 gene encoding F-box/LRR-repeat protein 4 isoform X1, with protein MDLEMSRRRLYYFHWYLDIPSGTRGEVLTSRRAVECNQRTLPLSVEVKQYAKEVLDFSSHYGSENSMSYTMWNLAGLPNVYPSSGDFTQTAVFRMYGPWWEQCSSMPQPFPRMPLSFHSQDYIELGFEEPVYPTALEVLETYHPGGIVQILACSLNPFSQNPPSDVRWEVLWAGKPTKSLNPQARQFSPSIKQISFATNLIRLEVNSSMLDYYTELDAVILRGVKERPVLALYKTPMLDMSDLSDGEDEDRELEACYGRQAEDAKRGTGNGYFDKLPYELIQLIVSHLTLPDLCRLAQTCKLLRQHCCDPLQYVQLSLQPYWAWLSDASLGYLQRCCTMVQRINLSWTGNRGALTVTGFCSFIKACGQGLVCLELSCCHFLTEACLEVISQTCTGLQELNLSSCDRLQPQSFGHIAKLTQLRRLVLYRTKVEQTAILNILTFCTELKHLNLGSCVMIEDYDAVASLLSTRCRSLLSLDLWRCKNLTERGLADLASGCRLLEELDLGWCSTLQSSSGCFQNLARQLPRLRKLFLTANRTICDSDIEELAAGCSALQHLDILGTRMVSPASLWKLLRSCSGLLLLDVSFCSQIDARVVQELSAHFPAVAIKKSFTQ; from the exons ATGGATTTAGAAATGTCACGGAGGCGCCTGTATTATTTTCACTGGTATTTGGATATACC AAGCGGAACCCGGGGCGAGGTTCTCACCAGCCGGCGGGCCGTGGAATGCAACCAGCGCACGCTGCCCCTGAGCGTGGAGGTGAAGCAGTATGCTAAGGAGGTGCTGGACTTCAGCTCCCACTATGGCAGTGAGAACAGCATGTCCTACACTATGTGGAACCTGGCTGGCCTGCCCAACGTCTACCCCAGCTCCGGGGACTTCACCCAGACCGCCGTGTTCCGCATGTACGGCCCCTGGTGGGAACAGTGCTCCAGCATGCCGCAGCCATTTCCCAGGATGCCCCTGTCCTTCCACAGCCAGGATTACATCGAGCTGGGCTTCGAGGAGCCTGTCTACCCCACTGCCCTGGAAGTACTGGAAACCTACCACCCAGGGGGCATTGTCCAGATCCTGGCCTGCTCTCTCAACCCCTTTTCCCAGAATCCACCTTCTGATGTCAG GTGGGAGGTGCTGTGGGCGGGGAAGCCCACCAAGAGCCTGAACCCACAGGCCCGGCAGTTTTCTCCCAGCATCAAGCAGATAAGCTTCGCCACCAATCTGATTCGGCTAGAGGTGAACAGCTCCATGCTGGACTACTACACAGAGCTAGATGCTGTCATCCTGCGCGGGGTCAAGGAGCGCCCCGTCCTGGCGCTATACAAGACCCCTATGCTGGACATGAGCGATCTGAGTGACGGCGAGGACGAGGACAGGGAACTGGAGGCGTGCTATGGTAGACAGGCCGAAGACGCCAAGCGGGGCACGGGGAATGGCTACTTTGATAAGCTTCCCTATGAG CTGATCCAGCTCATCGTGAGTCACCTGACCCTGCCAGACCTGTGCCGATTGGCCCAGACCTGCAAGCTGCTGAGGCAGCACTGCTGTGACCCGCTGCAGTACGTCCAGCTCAGCCTGCAGCCCTACTGGGCCTGGCTGAGCGACGCCTCCCTGGGCTACCTGCAGAGGTGCTGCACCATGGTCCAGAGGATCAACCTGTCCTGGACGGGGAACCGCGGGGCCCTCACCGTCACCGGCTTCTGCAG CTTCATTAAGGCATGTGGGCAGGGCTTGGTCTGCCTGGAACTGTCCTGCTGCCACTTCCTGACCGAGGCCTGCCTGGAGGTGATCTCCCAGACCTGCACGGGCCTGCAGGAGCTCAATCTCTCTTCCTGTGACCGGCTGCAGCCCCAATCCTTCGGGCACATAGCCAAACTGACGCAGTTGCGGCGGCTGGTGCTGTACCGCACCAAGGTGGAG CAAACGGCCATATTGAACATCCTCACCTTCTGCACTGAGCTGAAACACCTTAACCTGGGGAGTTGTGTAAtg ATCGAGGACTACGACGCGGTGGCCAGCCTGCTGAGCACGCGCTGCCGCTCGCTGCTCTCGCTGGACCTGTGGCGCTGTAAGAACCTGACTGAGCGCGGCCTGGCGGACCTGGCGTCCGGCTGCCGGCTGCTGGAGGAGCTCGACCTGGGCTGGTGCTCCACTCTGCAGAGCAGCTCCGGCTGCTTCCAGAACCTGGCCCGGCAGCTGCCCCGTCTGCGCAAGCTCTTCCTCACCGCCAATCGAACCATCTGTGACTCGGACATCGAGGAGCTGGCTGCTGGCTGCTCTGCCCTCCAGCACCTCGACATCCTGG
- the fbxl4 gene encoding F-box/LRR-repeat protein 4 isoform X2 — translation MLTLLGMFYYICLRRRSRSGTRGEVLTSRRAVECNQRTLPLSVEVKQYAKEVLDFSSHYGSENSMSYTMWNLAGLPNVYPSSGDFTQTAVFRMYGPWWEQCSSMPQPFPRMPLSFHSQDYIELGFEEPVYPTALEVLETYHPGGIVQILACSLNPFSQNPPSDVRWEVLWAGKPTKSLNPQARQFSPSIKQISFATNLIRLEVNSSMLDYYTELDAVILRGVKERPVLALYKTPMLDMSDLSDGEDEDRELEACYGRQAEDAKRGTGNGYFDKLPYELIQLIVSHLTLPDLCRLAQTCKLLRQHCCDPLQYVQLSLQPYWAWLSDASLGYLQRCCTMVQRINLSWTGNRGALTVTGFCSFIKACGQGLVCLELSCCHFLTEACLEVISQTCTGLQELNLSSCDRLQPQSFGHIAKLTQLRRLVLYRTKVEQTAILNILTFCTELKHLNLGSCVMIEDYDAVASLLSTRCRSLLSLDLWRCKNLTERGLADLASGCRLLEELDLGWCSTLQSSSGCFQNLARQLPRLRKLFLTANRTICDSDIEELAAGCSALQHLDILGTRMVSPASLWKLLRSCSGLLLLDVSFCSQIDARVVQELSAHFPAVAIKKSFTQ, via the exons ATGCTAACCCTACTGGGCATGTTTTACTATATCTGTCTGCGGCGCCGGTCCAGAAGCGGAACCCGGGGCGAGGTTCTCACCAGCCGGCGGGCCGTGGAATGCAACCAGCGCACGCTGCCCCTGAGCGTGGAGGTGAAGCAGTATGCTAAGGAGGTGCTGGACTTCAGCTCCCACTATGGCAGTGAGAACAGCATGTCCTACACTATGTGGAACCTGGCTGGCCTGCCCAACGTCTACCCCAGCTCCGGGGACTTCACCCAGACCGCCGTGTTCCGCATGTACGGCCCCTGGTGGGAACAGTGCTCCAGCATGCCGCAGCCATTTCCCAGGATGCCCCTGTCCTTCCACAGCCAGGATTACATCGAGCTGGGCTTCGAGGAGCCTGTCTACCCCACTGCCCTGGAAGTACTGGAAACCTACCACCCAGGGGGCATTGTCCAGATCCTGGCCTGCTCTCTCAACCCCTTTTCCCAGAATCCACCTTCTGATGTCAG GTGGGAGGTGCTGTGGGCGGGGAAGCCCACCAAGAGCCTGAACCCACAGGCCCGGCAGTTTTCTCCCAGCATCAAGCAGATAAGCTTCGCCACCAATCTGATTCGGCTAGAGGTGAACAGCTCCATGCTGGACTACTACACAGAGCTAGATGCTGTCATCCTGCGCGGGGTCAAGGAGCGCCCCGTCCTGGCGCTATACAAGACCCCTATGCTGGACATGAGCGATCTGAGTGACGGCGAGGACGAGGACAGGGAACTGGAGGCGTGCTATGGTAGACAGGCCGAAGACGCCAAGCGGGGCACGGGGAATGGCTACTTTGATAAGCTTCCCTATGAG CTGATCCAGCTCATCGTGAGTCACCTGACCCTGCCAGACCTGTGCCGATTGGCCCAGACCTGCAAGCTGCTGAGGCAGCACTGCTGTGACCCGCTGCAGTACGTCCAGCTCAGCCTGCAGCCCTACTGGGCCTGGCTGAGCGACGCCTCCCTGGGCTACCTGCAGAGGTGCTGCACCATGGTCCAGAGGATCAACCTGTCCTGGACGGGGAACCGCGGGGCCCTCACCGTCACCGGCTTCTGCAG CTTCATTAAGGCATGTGGGCAGGGCTTGGTCTGCCTGGAACTGTCCTGCTGCCACTTCCTGACCGAGGCCTGCCTGGAGGTGATCTCCCAGACCTGCACGGGCCTGCAGGAGCTCAATCTCTCTTCCTGTGACCGGCTGCAGCCCCAATCCTTCGGGCACATAGCCAAACTGACGCAGTTGCGGCGGCTGGTGCTGTACCGCACCAAGGTGGAG CAAACGGCCATATTGAACATCCTCACCTTCTGCACTGAGCTGAAACACCTTAACCTGGGGAGTTGTGTAAtg ATCGAGGACTACGACGCGGTGGCCAGCCTGCTGAGCACGCGCTGCCGCTCGCTGCTCTCGCTGGACCTGTGGCGCTGTAAGAACCTGACTGAGCGCGGCCTGGCGGACCTGGCGTCCGGCTGCCGGCTGCTGGAGGAGCTCGACCTGGGCTGGTGCTCCACTCTGCAGAGCAGCTCCGGCTGCTTCCAGAACCTGGCCCGGCAGCTGCCCCGTCTGCGCAAGCTCTTCCTCACCGCCAATCGAACCATCTGTGACTCGGACATCGAGGAGCTGGCTGCTGGCTGCTCTGCCCTCCAGCACCTCGACATCCTGG
- the faxcb gene encoding failed axon connections homolog isoform X1, producing MYIKLLPLHKVYNILITCLFSMYFGGRGHHVGVCSLTWSGAIKRYLMSHGQQLSTVYCVQRNQQRMLWYPEKPQDLHDAPTHSYPTRTKEQEMDSTDTLILHQFGRPSGCIPSLSPFCLRLETYLRMGGVPYQNYFDGKLSPQGKMPWIEYNQEEVSGLEFIMDFLVEKLDVDLNKNLNHEERAVSHAVTRMVEEHFYWTMAYCQWVENLETTRKMLAVSGPLSPILKWILSQVNRGIVKREMYGHGIGRFSREEVYTLMEKDMRALATLLGDKKYFMGPKLSSVDATVFGHLAQAMWALPGTRPEQLLKGELINLAMFCERIRRKFWPEWFVDCYDFQYDGSSESSEDGGSPSRLPAPRTDSFEEEITGSSLASSCLTDMEATTDESLFNSDMETEESDQELFKC from the exons ATGTACATTAAATTGCTGCCGCTGCATAAAGtgtataatattttaattaccTGTTTGTTTTCGATGTATTTCGGGGGGCGGGGGCATCACGTGGGTGTGTGCAGCCTCACGTGGTCTGGAGCTATAAAACGCTACTTAATGTCGCACGGACAGCAGCTTTCCACCGTCTACTGTGTACAGCGTAATCAGCAAAGGATGCTGTGGTACCCCGAGAAGCCGCAGGACCTGCATGATGCTCCAACACACTCTTATCCGACACGGAC GAAGGAGCAGGAGATGGACTCCACAGATACCCTCATCCTGCACCAGTTTGGCAGGCCTTCGGGCTGCATTCCCAGCCTGTCGCCGTTCTGCCTGAGGCTGGAGACCTACCTGCGAATGGGCGGCGTGCCTTACCAG AATTACTTCGACGGGAAGCTCTCTCCGCAAGGCAAAATGCCGTGGATCGAGTACAACCAGGAGGAGGTGTCCGGCTTGGAGTTCATCATGGACTTCTTGGTGGAGAAGCTGGACGTAGACTTGAATAAGAATCTGAACCATGAGGAGAGGGCCGTGTCCCACGCCGTCACCCGGATGGTGGAGGAACACTTCTACTG GACCATGGCCTACTGTCAGTGGGTGGAGAACCTAGAGACGACCCGGAAGATGCTGGCCGTGAGCGGGCCGCTGAGCCCCATCCTGAAGTGGATCCTGAGTCAGGTGAACCGCGGCATCGTGAAGCGAGAGATGTACGGCCACGGGATCGGCCGCTTCTCCAGGGAGGAAGTGTACACCCTGATGGAGAAGGACATGCGTGCGCTAGCCACCTTGTTAG GTGATAAGAAATACTTCATGGGGCCAAAGCTGTCATCAGTGGACGCCACAGTCTTCGGACACCTGGCCCAGGCTATGTGGGCGCTGCCGGGCACCCGGCCGGAACAGCTTCTCAAAG GTGAGCTGATAAACCTGGCCATGTTCTGTGAGAGGATACGGCGCAAGTTCTGGCCCGAGTGGTTCGTGGACTGCTATGACTTCCAGTATGACGGCTCCAGTGAGTCCAGCGAGGACGGCGGCTCCCCATCTCGGCTGCCGGCCCCCCGGACGGACTCCTTCGAGGAGGAGATCACTGGGAGCAGCCTGGCCTCCTCCTGCCTGACTGACATGGAGGCCACCACAGACGAGTCACTCTTTAACTCCGACATGGAGACGGAGGAGTCTGACCAGGAGCTGTTTAAGTGCTAG
- the faxcb gene encoding failed axon connections homolog isoform X2: protein MLWWRGFASSRSCVVDLGHNRSFSLGLCGSDDRYSLYGYVVAFHLQDDGGVMSGLGSDTWWKRTLYLTGGALVAAAVYILHELLVARKEQEMDSTDTLILHQFGRPSGCIPSLSPFCLRLETYLRMGGVPYQNYFDGKLSPQGKMPWIEYNQEEVSGLEFIMDFLVEKLDVDLNKNLNHEERAVSHAVTRMVEEHFYWTMAYCQWVENLETTRKMLAVSGPLSPILKWILSQVNRGIVKREMYGHGIGRFSREEVYTLMEKDMRALATLLGDKKYFMGPKLSSVDATVFGHLAQAMWALPGTRPEQLLKGELINLAMFCERIRRKFWPEWFVDCYDFQYDGSSESSEDGGSPSRLPAPRTDSFEEEITGSSLASSCLTDMEATTDESLFNSDMETEESDQELFKC from the exons ATGCTGTGGTGGCGTGGTTTCGCCTCCTCCCGGTCGTGCGTGGTCGATCTGGGCCACAATCGGAGTTTCTCGCTCGGGCTTTGCGGCTCCGATGATCGCTACTCGCTGTACGGGTACGTCGTGGCCTTCCATCTGCAGGACGACGGCGGGGTTATGTCTGGGCTGGGGTCCGACACCTGGTGGAAGAGGACGCTCTACCTGACCGGGGGAGCCCTAGTGGCAGCCGCTGTCTACATCCTACACGAGCTGCTGGTCGCCAG GAAGGAGCAGGAGATGGACTCCACAGATACCCTCATCCTGCACCAGTTTGGCAGGCCTTCGGGCTGCATTCCCAGCCTGTCGCCGTTCTGCCTGAGGCTGGAGACCTACCTGCGAATGGGCGGCGTGCCTTACCAG AATTACTTCGACGGGAAGCTCTCTCCGCAAGGCAAAATGCCGTGGATCGAGTACAACCAGGAGGAGGTGTCCGGCTTGGAGTTCATCATGGACTTCTTGGTGGAGAAGCTGGACGTAGACTTGAATAAGAATCTGAACCATGAGGAGAGGGCCGTGTCCCACGCCGTCACCCGGATGGTGGAGGAACACTTCTACTG GACCATGGCCTACTGTCAGTGGGTGGAGAACCTAGAGACGACCCGGAAGATGCTGGCCGTGAGCGGGCCGCTGAGCCCCATCCTGAAGTGGATCCTGAGTCAGGTGAACCGCGGCATCGTGAAGCGAGAGATGTACGGCCACGGGATCGGCCGCTTCTCCAGGGAGGAAGTGTACACCCTGATGGAGAAGGACATGCGTGCGCTAGCCACCTTGTTAG GTGATAAGAAATACTTCATGGGGCCAAAGCTGTCATCAGTGGACGCCACAGTCTTCGGACACCTGGCCCAGGCTATGTGGGCGCTGCCGGGCACCCGGCCGGAACAGCTTCTCAAAG GTGAGCTGATAAACCTGGCCATGTTCTGTGAGAGGATACGGCGCAAGTTCTGGCCCGAGTGGTTCGTGGACTGCTATGACTTCCAGTATGACGGCTCCAGTGAGTCCAGCGAGGACGGCGGCTCCCCATCTCGGCTGCCGGCCCCCCGGACGGACTCCTTCGAGGAGGAGATCACTGGGAGCAGCCTGGCCTCCTCCTGCCTGACTGACATGGAGGCCACCACAGACGAGTCACTCTTTAACTCCGACATGGAGACGGAGGAGTCTGACCAGGAGCTGTTTAAGTGCTAG